A section of the Sandaracinaceae bacterium genome encodes:
- a CDS encoding ATP-binding protein — MEGAAGAADEAPRPPISRQLLLLGGRLVVTTLLLGGSLVLADETSMGAFVADALMVSIAGTFAMSLVVAVLLPRTRRPTLLAGIQIVWDLGLVTTLVYAFGGAASGFSFLYGVVILAAALTLGSRAAQVTTASALIAFVGIALAVANGWLPPATDSHALLPLDELALAVLRNLVGFVLVGLLAGALAERLRRTGGQLEEAVQSAAGFARLNEDILRSLISGLVTTDLEGVVTRINPAGAALLGGAQGEFEGTSIDAHLPLDPPRVSMIDRGDGEAVRVDGTRFPVGFSCSPLRDAEGAVRGSLVLFQDLTELSQLREKAERAERLAALGRLAAGLAHEIRNPLSSISGSVEMVREARQLDPEDRKLLSLVLGEVDRLNDLVSTMLEVGKPRTPDPIGVDLCALASEVTKVARPGVSGRVEVIAPADPVRVHADPDQLRQVLWNLVKNALQFSPPGGMVRVEVGWDDDARPCLAVSDEGPGISDEDRAHLFDMFYSRRQHGVGLGLALVRQIVEAHGGAITVESQPGEGATFRVHLPPEAPTAEATGAEATGAEATGDEATGDEVPGTEATGAEAQAREHG, encoded by the coding sequence GTGGAGGGCGCCGCAGGCGCAGCAGACGAGGCCCCGCGGCCGCCGATCTCCCGTCAGCTACTCTTGCTCGGCGGGCGTCTGGTCGTCACGACGCTCCTGCTCGGCGGCAGCCTCGTCCTCGCAGACGAGACCAGCATGGGCGCGTTCGTCGCGGACGCCCTCATGGTCTCCATCGCGGGGACCTTCGCGATGTCTCTCGTCGTGGCGGTGCTGCTGCCGCGCACCCGCCGGCCGACGCTGCTCGCGGGCATCCAGATCGTGTGGGACCTCGGGCTGGTGACCACCCTCGTCTACGCCTTCGGCGGCGCGGCGAGCGGCTTCAGCTTCCTCTACGGCGTGGTGATCCTGGCCGCCGCCCTCACCCTCGGCTCCCGCGCGGCGCAGGTCACCACCGCGTCGGCCCTCATCGCGTTCGTGGGCATCGCGCTGGCCGTGGCCAACGGCTGGCTTCCCCCGGCCACGGACTCCCACGCTCTGCTCCCCCTGGACGAGCTGGCGCTCGCCGTGCTGCGGAACCTGGTCGGCTTCGTGCTCGTGGGGCTGCTGGCCGGCGCGCTGGCGGAGCGGCTGCGGCGCACCGGAGGACAGCTCGAGGAGGCGGTTCAGAGCGCGGCCGGCTTCGCGCGGCTGAACGAGGACATCCTGCGCTCGCTGATCTCGGGGCTGGTCACCACCGACCTCGAGGGTGTGGTCACCCGCATCAACCCCGCGGGGGCGGCGCTGCTCGGCGGCGCACAGGGCGAGTTCGAGGGGACCTCGATCGACGCGCACCTGCCGCTCGATCCGCCGCGGGTCTCGATGATCGACCGCGGCGACGGCGAGGCGGTCCGGGTCGACGGGACGCGCTTCCCGGTGGGGTTCAGCTGCTCCCCGCTGCGCGACGCGGAGGGCGCCGTGCGCGGGAGCCTGGTGCTCTTCCAGGACCTGACCGAGCTCAGCCAGCTCCGGGAGAAGGCCGAGCGGGCCGAGCGCCTCGCCGCGCTCGGGCGCCTCGCCGCGGGCCTCGCGCACGAGATCCGCAACCCGCTGAGCTCGATCAGCGGATCGGTGGAGATGGTCCGCGAGGCGCGGCAGCTCGACCCGGAGGATCGCAAGCTGCTCTCACTCGTGCTCGGCGAGGTGGACCGGCTGAACGACCTCGTCAGCACCATGCTGGAGGTCGGCAAACCGCGGACCCCCGACCCGATCGGCGTGGACCTGTGCGCCCTGGCCAGCGAAGTGACGAAGGTCGCGCGGCCAGGGGTCTCCGGCCGGGTGGAGGTGATCGCGCCGGCCGATCCGGTCCGGGTGCACGCCGACCCGGACCAGCTCCGTCAGGTGCTCTGGAACCTGGTGAAGAACGCGCTCCAGTTCTCACCCCCCGGGGGCATGGTCCGGGTGGAGGTCGGCTGGGACGACGACGCGCGCCCCTGCCTGGCGGTGAGCGACGAGGGCCCGGGCATCTCCGACGAGGATCGCGCCCACCTCTTCGACATGTTCTACAGCCGGCGCCAGCACGGCGTCGGCCTCGGTCTCGCCCTGGTCCGACAGATCGTCGAGGCGCACGGTGGCGCGATCACGGTCGAGAGCCAGCCCGGCGAGGGCGCGACGTTCCGCGTGCATCTGCCCCCCGAGGCGCCCACGGCCGAGGCGACAGGGGCCGAGGCGACAGGGGCCGAAGCGACAGGGGACGAAGCGACAGGGGACGAAGTGCCAGGGACCGAGGCGACAGGGGCCGAGGCGCAGGCCCGCGAGCACGGCTGA
- a CDS encoding type II secretion system F family protein, translating into MAEFVYEAKARTGETKKGVMEAESVEAVQNRLKAQNLNPVKVKKKPKEINIQFGSPVSEKELVVFVRQFATMIDAGLPLVQCLEILAAQGENKQFTNILKDIKNYVEQGGTFSDALKRHPKVFDELFVNLVAAGELGGILDTILQRLAVYIEKRVKLKRQVRGALVYPSIIAFVAGIVLFVLLTWVIPSFQAMFMDFGGEDALPGITKFVIDVSQGFVGNLYWLIPLFIAIAVGIVGSYRTKGGKQFWHRLLLTVPVLGPVMRKIAVARFTRTLGTLLSSGVPILDAMNVVAKSAGNVIVERAILVTSEKIREGRTMAEPLMETKVFPPMVVQMIGVGEQTGALDQMLNKIADFYEDEVDVAVAALTSMLEPIMLVVVGGMVGFILVAMYLPIFSIAGNIQSE; encoded by the coding sequence ATGGCCGAATTCGTTTACGAAGCCAAGGCTCGGACCGGTGAGACCAAGAAGGGTGTCATGGAGGCCGAGAGCGTCGAGGCGGTGCAAAACCGCCTCAAGGCGCAGAACCTCAACCCGGTCAAGGTCAAGAAGAAGCCGAAAGAGATCAACATCCAGTTCGGCTCGCCCGTCAGCGAGAAGGAGCTGGTGGTCTTCGTGCGGCAGTTCGCGACGATGATCGACGCGGGCCTGCCCCTCGTGCAGTGCCTCGAGATCCTGGCTGCCCAGGGCGAGAACAAGCAGTTCACGAACATCCTCAAGGACATCAAGAACTACGTCGAGCAGGGCGGCACGTTCTCCGATGCGCTCAAGCGTCACCCGAAGGTGTTCGACGAGCTGTTCGTGAACCTGGTCGCGGCCGGCGAGCTGGGCGGCATCCTCGACACCATCCTGCAGCGGCTCGCGGTCTACATCGAGAAGCGCGTGAAGCTGAAGCGGCAGGTGCGCGGCGCGCTCGTCTACCCGAGCATCATCGCGTTCGTCGCGGGCATCGTGCTCTTCGTCCTGCTGACCTGGGTCATCCCCTCGTTCCAGGCGATGTTCATGGACTTCGGCGGCGAAGACGCCCTCCCCGGCATCACGAAGTTCGTCATCGACGTGAGCCAGGGCTTCGTCGGGAACCTCTACTGGCTGATCCCCCTCTTCATCGCGATCGCGGTCGGCATCGTGGGCAGCTATCGCACGAAGGGAGGCAAGCAGTTCTGGCACCGCCTGCTGCTGACCGTACCCGTCCTGGGCCCGGTGATGCGCAAGATCGCGGTCGCGCGCTTCACGCGGACCCTCGGCACCCTGCTCTCGTCGGGCGTCCCGATCCTCGACGCGATGAACGTGGTGGCCAAGTCCGCGGGCAACGTCATCGTCGAGCGGGCCATCCTCGTCACGTCGGAGAAGATCCGCGAGGGCCGCACGATGGCCGAGCCGCTGATGGAGACGAAGGTCTTCCCCCCGATGGTGGTGCAGATGATCGGCGTCGGTGAGCAGACCGGCGCGCTCGATCAGATGCTCAACAAGATCGCGGACTTCTACGAAGACGAGGTCGACGTGGCCGTCGCCGCGCTCACCTCGATGCTCGAGCCGATCATGCTCGTCGTCGTGGGCGGCATGGTCGGGTTCATCCTCGTCGCGATGTACCTGCCGATCTTCAGCATCGCCGGCAACATCCAATCGGAGTAG
- a CDS encoding type IV pilus twitching motility protein PilT, which translates to MDGQPRFTIHQLLKVMIDRGASDLHVTTGSPPQLRIDGSLVPLKTPPLDPIETKQLCYSVISEEQTVRFEKTNELDFSFGVRGLSRFRANLFMQRGAVAGAFRTIPFKVLTFEELGLPAVVSNLANLPRGLVLVTGPTGSGKSTTLAAMIDKINRERRQHILTIEDPIEYLHPNKLCVVNQREIGADTSSFKEALKYVLRQDPDVVLVGEMRDLETIEAALTISETGHLVFATLHTNGAISSINRIIDVFPAYQQSQVRAQLSFVLQGVLCQNLIARADGPGRALALEVLVPDAAIRNLIREDKVHQIYSSMQTGQATSGMQTMNQSLLALLSRRIISLEDAIGRSNDPGELRNMITHAQNQAQSRRPAR; encoded by the coding sequence ATGGACGGGCAGCCGCGCTTCACCATCCACCAGCTCCTCAAGGTCATGATCGACCGCGGAGCCTCGGACCTCCACGTCACCACGGGCTCGCCTCCGCAGCTGCGGATCGACGGATCGCTCGTGCCGCTGAAGACGCCGCCGCTCGATCCCATCGAGACGAAGCAGCTCTGCTACTCGGTGATCTCCGAAGAGCAGACGGTGCGCTTCGAGAAGACGAACGAGCTCGACTTCTCCTTCGGCGTGCGCGGCCTGAGCCGCTTCCGCGCCAACCTCTTCATGCAGCGCGGGGCGGTCGCGGGCGCCTTCCGCACCATCCCCTTCAAGGTGCTGACGTTCGAGGAGCTGGGGCTGCCGGCCGTGGTCTCGAACCTGGCCAACCTGCCGCGCGGGCTGGTGCTCGTGACGGGACCGACCGGGTCGGGCAAGTCGACCACGCTCGCGGCCATGATCGACAAGATCAACCGGGAGCGGCGGCAGCACATCCTCACCATCGAGGACCCGATCGAGTACCTCCACCCCAACAAGCTCTGCGTGGTCAACCAGCGGGAGATCGGCGCCGACACGAGCTCGTTCAAGGAGGCGCTGAAGTACGTGCTGCGTCAGGACCCGGACGTGGTGCTCGTCGGTGAGATGCGCGACCTCGAGACCATCGAGGCGGCGCTGACCATCAGCGAGACGGGTCACCTCGTCTTCGCGACGCTCCACACCAACGGCGCGATCAGCTCGATCAACCGCATCATCGACGTGTTCCCCGCCTACCAGCAGTCGCAGGTCCGGGCGCAGCTCTCGTTCGTGCTGCAGGGCGTGCTCTGCCAGAACCTGATCGCCCGCGCCGACGGGCCCGGGCGGGCGCTCGCCCTCGAGGTGCTGGTCCCCGACGCCGCGATCCGGAACCTGATCCGCGAGGACAAGGTGCACCAGATCTACTCCTCCATGCAGACGGGGCAGGCCACGAGCGGGATGCAGACGATGAACCAGTCGCTGCTGGCCCTGCTGTCGCGGCGGATCATCAGCCTCGAGGACGCGATCGGGCGGTCCAACGACCCCGGCGAGCTCCGCAACATGATCACGCACGCCCAGAACCAGGCGCAGAGCCGTCGGCCGGCCCGCTGA
- the purM gene encoding phosphoribosylformylglycinamidine cyclo-ligase translates to MTKGLTYEDAGVDIEAGERLVDRIKPLAKRTMIPEVLGGLGGFAGLCRVPSGLEEPVLVSGTDGVGTKLRVAFLAGKHDTVGIDLVAMCVNDVLTVGARPLFFLDYFATGKLDVDTAEAVISGIAAGCEQGECALLGGETAEMPGSYPDGEYDLAGFSVGVVERSKILDGARVKAGDVLVGVPSSGLHSNGFSLARKVLFERAGHGVDARLEGLDAPLGEALLTPTRIYSKAVRAALAAADVRALCHVTGGGLPGNLPRVLPEGLGAEVDPGAPPAHAIFERIREAGSVADADMRRTFNLGTGLVIAAPPSDEGKLRAALEAEGEEPFLLGRVVAMPDAEGEARVRYAEAG, encoded by the coding sequence GTGACCAAAGGTCTGACCTACGAAGACGCCGGGGTGGACATCGAGGCCGGAGAGCGCCTCGTCGACCGGATCAAACCGCTCGCCAAGCGCACGATGATCCCCGAGGTGCTGGGCGGGCTCGGCGGCTTCGCCGGGCTCTGTCGCGTCCCGAGCGGGCTCGAGGAGCCGGTGCTCGTCTCCGGGACCGACGGCGTGGGCACGAAGCTGCGGGTCGCCTTCCTGGCCGGCAAGCACGACACGGTCGGCATCGACCTGGTCGCGATGTGCGTCAACGACGTGCTCACGGTGGGCGCCCGGCCGCTGTTCTTCCTCGACTACTTCGCGACCGGCAAGCTCGACGTCGACACCGCCGAGGCCGTGATCTCCGGGATCGCCGCGGGCTGCGAGCAGGGCGAGTGCGCGCTGCTCGGCGGCGAGACGGCGGAGATGCCCGGGAGCTACCCGGACGGCGAGTACGACCTCGCGGGCTTCTCGGTGGGCGTGGTCGAGCGGAGCAAGATCCTCGACGGTGCGCGGGTGAAGGCGGGCGACGTGCTGGTCGGCGTGCCCTCGAGCGGGCTGCACTCGAACGGCTTCTCGCTCGCGCGCAAGGTCCTCTTCGAGCGCGCCGGGCACGGGGTCGACGCGCGGCTCGAGGGGCTGGACGCGCCGCTCGGAGAGGCGCTGCTCACGCCGACCCGCATCTACAGCAAGGCGGTCCGCGCCGCCCTCGCCGCGGCGGACGTGCGGGCCCTCTGCCACGTGACGGGCGGCGGACTCCCCGGCAACCTCCCGCGCGTGCTGCCCGAGGGGCTGGGCGCCGAGGTCGACCCGGGCGCGCCGCCCGCGCACGCGATCTTCGAGCGGATCCGCGAGGCGGGGAGCGTGGCCGACGCGGACATGCGCCGCACCTTCAACCTCGGCACGGGCCTGGTGATCGCCGCGCCGCCGAGCGACGAAGGCAAGCTGCGCGCGGCCCTCGAGGCGGAGGGCGAGGAGCCGTTCCTGCTCGGGCGGGTGGTGGCCATGCCCGACGCCGAGGGCGAAGCCCGCGTCCGCTACGCTGAAGCGGGATGA
- a CDS encoding FAD-dependent oxidoreductase — translation MSAHTPARPSSPEPLQLGEPGLSWEDLHAPSGLARLLERFEAFLGARDATGLSLLHAARRDPDALSEAEISALVIRLSPQVGAFLARLFRVEREVEATRRRVVSHEPVFQFRKHFVKKRLFKKGAGPVVDPIQAGALSRAAWEAVAERSDDEEHFVAVATLRLLELHDTARKVARAGGASWTDALRARLDAVRAAVGGAPGEDDEAFTERVMATVEACLRTRSRTPGDAARHWPSLHPTVRQDFARLVPLRAKGLDHVGDVERRGRPEPFALTDAREGEREVAAQIDACLYCHDRGKDSCRGGLRDKQGELQTNPLGIELAGCPLDEKIGEAQALRRAGEVIGALVAVTLDNPLCPGTGHRICNDCMKSCVFQKQEPVNVPRVETAILDDVLALPWGFEIWSLLTRFHPLNLRRPVPRENTGRRALVVGLGPAGYTLAHYLVNEGFGVVAIDGLKIEPLPRSWLTEPIRDVEALREPLDRRVVLGFGGVSEYGITVRWDKSFLTLLYLNLARRETFRAYGGVRFGGTVTLEDAWALGFDHVALAAGAGRPTLVSMKNGLARGVRQASDFLMALQLSGAYRRDSLANLQVRLPAVVIGSGLTAIDTATEALAYYVVQVEKALARFEALTGDATDPVSREAVLARFDDEEREVLEEQLAHARALRDERAAAAAEGREPDFHPLLDAWGGVRVVYRRRLVDSPAYRLNHEEVVKSLEEGVRYVELASPREIHVDEHGAAVAVTFERNALEDGQLRATGEALRLPARSVFVAAGTKPNVTYEREHAGTFALDARGYFQTHAARRAGEGVTLEPGPGFFTSHVGPAGQTVSVYGDNHPRYAGSVVKAMASAKDGHREVARVVPEADLPLEAREEGWRSLVAQLDEELLARVHEVRRLAPSIVEVVVRAPRAARGFEPGQFYRMQSFERHAAKIDGTPLVMEGIALTGASMDVEEGLLSTIVLEMGASSKLCAHLSPGDPVVLMGPTGRPSEIAPNESVVLVGGGLGNAVLFSIARAFRAAGSRVLYVAGYRDSAMLFKREEIEAATDQVIWATDAGAPIEPARPQDVHFRGNIVEAMLGYARGELGDVRVPLSEVDRLLVIGSDGMMNAVARARHGVLAPYLKAGHAAIGSINSPMQCMMKEVCAQCLQRHVDPVTGEEHIVYSCFDQDQPLDRVDFAHLKQRLRQSSVSEKLSDLWLARLTASAAAE, via the coding sequence GTGTCAGCCCACACGCCCGCCCGGCCCTCGTCGCCCGAGCCCCTGCAGCTCGGCGAGCCCGGCCTCTCCTGGGAGGATCTGCACGCGCCGTCCGGCCTGGCGCGCCTTCTGGAGCGCTTCGAGGCCTTCCTCGGCGCCCGCGACGCGACGGGGCTGTCGCTCCTCCACGCGGCGCGTCGAGACCCGGACGCGCTCTCGGAGGCCGAGATCTCCGCGCTGGTGATCCGCCTGTCGCCCCAGGTCGGCGCGTTCCTCGCGCGGCTCTTCCGCGTGGAGCGGGAGGTCGAGGCCACCCGGCGGCGGGTCGTCTCCCACGAGCCGGTCTTCCAGTTCCGTAAGCACTTCGTGAAGAAGCGCCTGTTCAAGAAGGGCGCCGGGCCGGTCGTCGATCCGATCCAGGCCGGCGCTCTCTCGCGCGCGGCCTGGGAGGCGGTCGCGGAGCGATCCGACGACGAGGAGCACTTCGTCGCCGTCGCCACCCTCCGGCTGCTGGAGCTGCACGACACCGCGCGCAAGGTCGCGCGCGCGGGCGGCGCGAGCTGGACCGACGCCCTGCGCGCGAGACTGGACGCCGTGCGGGCCGCGGTCGGCGGCGCGCCGGGGGAAGACGACGAGGCCTTCACCGAGCGCGTGATGGCCACGGTCGAGGCCTGCCTGCGGACCCGCTCGCGCACCCCCGGCGACGCGGCGCGCCACTGGCCTTCGCTGCACCCGACGGTGCGCCAGGACTTCGCGCGGCTCGTCCCGCTCCGGGCCAAGGGCCTCGACCACGTGGGCGACGTCGAGCGGCGGGGGCGCCCCGAGCCGTTCGCGCTGACCGACGCGCGCGAGGGCGAGCGGGAGGTGGCCGCGCAGATCGACGCCTGCCTCTACTGCCACGATCGCGGCAAGGACTCGTGTCGGGGCGGCCTCCGCGACAAGCAGGGCGAGCTCCAGACCAACCCGCTCGGCATCGAGCTGGCCGGCTGTCCCCTCGACGAGAAGATCGGCGAAGCCCAGGCGCTCCGTCGCGCGGGCGAGGTGATCGGCGCGCTCGTCGCGGTCACGCTCGACAACCCGCTCTGCCCGGGCACGGGGCACCGCATCTGCAACGACTGCATGAAGTCGTGCGTCTTCCAGAAGCAGGAGCCCGTGAACGTGCCGCGCGTCGAGACGGCCATCCTGGACGACGTGCTCGCGCTCCCCTGGGGGTTCGAGATCTGGTCGCTCCTGACGCGCTTCCACCCCCTGAACCTGCGCCGGCCGGTGCCGCGGGAGAACACGGGGCGCCGGGCGCTCGTCGTCGGGCTCGGGCCCGCCGGCTACACGCTCGCCCACTACCTCGTGAACGAGGGCTTCGGCGTGGTCGCCATCGACGGCCTGAAGATCGAGCCGCTGCCGCGGAGCTGGCTCACCGAGCCCATCCGGGACGTGGAGGCGCTGCGAGAGCCGCTCGACCGGCGCGTGGTGCTCGGCTTCGGCGGCGTCAGCGAATACGGCATCACGGTGCGCTGGGACAAGAGCTTCCTGACGCTGCTCTACCTGAACCTCGCGCGCCGGGAGACCTTCCGCGCCTACGGCGGGGTGCGCTTCGGCGGCACGGTCACCCTCGAGGACGCGTGGGCCCTCGGCTTCGATCACGTGGCGCTCGCGGCGGGCGCGGGCCGGCCGACGCTCGTCTCGATGAAGAACGGCCTCGCCCGCGGCGTGCGGCAGGCGAGCGACTTCCTCATGGCGCTGCAGCTGTCGGGCGCGTACCGCCGTGACTCGCTCGCCAACCTCCAGGTGCGGCTGCCGGCCGTCGTGATCGGGAGCGGGCTGACCGCCATCGACACCGCGACGGAGGCGCTCGCCTACTACGTGGTCCAGGTGGAGAAGGCGCTCGCGCGCTTCGAGGCGCTGACGGGGGACGCGACGGATCCCGTCAGCCGCGAGGCGGTGCTCGCGCGCTTCGACGACGAGGAGCGAGAGGTGCTCGAGGAGCAGCTCGCGCACGCCCGGGCGCTCCGAGACGAGCGCGCGGCCGCGGCCGCCGAGGGGCGCGAGCCGGACTTCCATCCGCTCCTCGACGCGTGGGGCGGCGTGCGTGTCGTCTATCGGCGCCGACTGGTCGACTCCCCCGCCTATCGCCTCAACCACGAAGAGGTGGTCAAGAGCCTCGAGGAGGGCGTGCGCTACGTGGAGCTCGCCTCTCCACGCGAGATCCACGTCGACGAGCACGGCGCCGCCGTCGCGGTCACCTTCGAGCGCAACGCCCTCGAGGACGGCCAGCTGCGGGCCACCGGCGAGGCGCTCCGTCTGCCCGCCCGCTCGGTCTTCGTCGCCGCGGGCACCAAGCCGAACGTCACCTACGAGCGGGAGCACGCGGGCACGTTCGCGCTCGACGCGCGCGGCTACTTCCAGACCCACGCCGCGCGCCGCGCCGGAGAGGGCGTGACGCTCGAGCCGGGTCCGGGCTTCTTCACCAGCCACGTCGGGCCAGCGGGTCAGACCGTCAGCGTCTATGGCGACAACCACCCGCGCTACGCGGGCAGCGTGGTCAAGGCGATGGCGAGCGCGAAGGACGGCCACCGCGAGGTCGCGCGCGTCGTGCCCGAGGCGGACCTGCCGCTCGAGGCGAGGGAGGAGGGCTGGCGTTCGCTCGTCGCCCAGCTCGACGAGGAGCTGCTGGCGCGCGTGCACGAGGTGCGCCGCCTTGCGCCGAGCATCGTCGAGGTCGTGGTGCGCGCGCCGCGGGCCGCGCGGGGCTTCGAGCCCGGCCAGTTCTATCGCATGCAGAGCTTCGAGCGGCACGCAGCCAAGATCGACGGCACCCCGCTCGTGATGGAGGGCATCGCGCTCACGGGCGCCTCGATGGATGTGGAAGAGGGCTTGCTGTCGACCATCGTGCTCGAGATGGGCGCGAGCTCGAAGCTCTGCGCGCACCTCTCGCCGGGTGACCCCGTGGTGCTGATGGGGCCGACCGGCCGCCCGAGCGAGATCGCGCCGAACGAGTCGGTGGTGCTGGTCGGAGGTGGGCTCGGCAACGCGGTGCTCTTCAGCATCGCGCGCGCCTTCCGCGCCGCGGGCTCGCGCGTGCTCTACGTCGCCGGCTACCGGGACAGCGCGATGCTCTTCAAGCGAGAGGAGATCGAGGCGGCGACCGACCAGGTGATCTGGGCCACCGACGCGGGCGCGCCCATCGAGCCAGCGCGGCCCCAGGACGTGCACTTCCGCGGCAACATCGTCGAGGCGATGCTCGGCTACGCCCGCGGAGAGCTCGGCGACGTGCGGGTCCCGCTGTCCGAGGTGGATCGGCTCCTGGTCATCGGCAGCGACGGCATGATGAACGCGGTCGCGAGGGCCCGACACGGCGTGCTCGCGCCGTACCTGAAGGCGGGCCACGCGGCGATCGGCAGCATCAACTCGCCGATGCAGTGCATGATGAAGGAGGTCTGCGCCCAGTGTCTGCAGCGGCACGTCGACCCGGTGACGGGCGAGGAGCACATCGTCTACAGCTGCTTCGACCAGGACCAGCCGCTCGACCGCGTGGACTTCGCCCACTTGAAGCAGCGGCTCCGGCAGAGCTCGGTCTCCGAGAAGCTGAGCGACCTCTGGCTCGCTCGGCTGACCGCGTCCGCCGCCGCGGAGTAG
- a CDS encoding HIT family protein has translation MATIFDKILDGEIPCHRVYEDAQVLAFLDINPLSKGHLLIIPKERKAYLHELSDEQAAAIGRVLPRLARAVMKATGAESYNVLQNNGAAAHQAVFHVHFHIIPKGADGGLGIGWKSGSLDDGEGLAAAIASALD, from the coding sequence ATGGCGACCATCTTCGACAAGATCCTCGACGGCGAGATCCCCTGTCACCGCGTCTACGAGGACGCGCAGGTGCTGGCCTTCCTCGACATCAACCCGCTGTCGAAGGGGCACCTCCTCATCATCCCGAAGGAGCGCAAAGCCTACCTGCACGAGCTCTCCGACGAGCAGGCGGCGGCGATCGGGCGGGTGCTCCCGAGGCTGGCGCGCGCGGTGATGAAGGCCACCGGCGCCGAGAGCTACAACGTGCTGCAGAACAACGGGGCCGCCGCCCACCAGGCGGTCTTCCACGTCCACTTCCACATCATCCCGAAGGGCGCCGACGGGGGCCTCGGGATCGGGTGGAAGAGCGGCTCGCTCGACGACGGCGAGGGCCTCGCGGCCGCCATCGCGTCCGCGCTCGACTGA
- a CDS encoding chlorite dismutase family protein, giving the protein MSEESKRPGLPEVDLHEYGGKKDGERQKLDERLFMQLLVFDSPPEVDPEEAAGALVDGCEKAKLPGVIYEDASSPFGLALLSWSKDPAHFVTNVRPVFRAPELRRLVPRIDYTMLGRTYSSGYEPDLPYWLLQRPIDNVTDPKAPWAIWYPLRRTGAFAALDRAEQASILREHAGIGMAYGKRDLAHDVRLACHGLDAKDNEFLIGLIGQKLHPLSHVVQAMRSTRQTAEYIAQMGPFFVGHARWQSKGA; this is encoded by the coding sequence ATGAGTGAAGAGAGCAAGAGGCCGGGTCTGCCCGAGGTGGACCTCCACGAGTACGGCGGCAAGAAAGACGGCGAGCGGCAGAAGCTCGACGAGCGGCTCTTCATGCAGCTGCTGGTCTTCGATTCGCCCCCCGAGGTCGACCCCGAGGAGGCCGCGGGCGCGCTCGTCGACGGCTGCGAGAAGGCGAAGCTCCCGGGGGTGATCTACGAGGACGCCAGCTCGCCGTTCGGGCTCGCGCTGCTGAGCTGGAGCAAAGATCCGGCGCACTTCGTGACGAACGTGCGGCCCGTCTTCCGCGCGCCCGAGCTGCGACGGCTCGTGCCCCGCATCGATTACACGATGCTCGGCCGGACGTACTCGAGCGGATACGAGCCCGATCTGCCGTACTGGCTGCTGCAGCGGCCGATCGACAACGTCACCGATCCGAAGGCGCCGTGGGCGATCTGGTATCCGCTGCGTCGTACGGGCGCGTTCGCCGCCCTCGACCGCGCCGAGCAAGCCTCGATCCTCCGCGAGCACGCGGGCATCGGCATGGCGTACGGCAAGCGCGACCTCGCGCACGACGTTCGCCTCGCGTGCCACGGTCTGGACGCGAAGGACAACGAGTTCCTCATCGGGCTGATCGGACAGAAGCTGCACCCGCTCTCGCACGTCGTGCAGGCGATGCGCAGCACCCGCCAGACCGCCGAGTACATCGCGCAGATGGGCCCGTTCTTCGTCGGACACGCGCGCTGGCAGTCGAAGGGGGCCTGA